The following proteins are encoded in a genomic region of Drosophila bipectinata strain 14024-0381.07 chromosome XL, DbipHiC1v2, whole genome shotgun sequence:
- the LOC108134126 gene encoding sin3 histone deacetylase corepressor complex component SDS3, with translation MSAYYNLYTGDYDDESIGDERSEEDTDDASETEFRSAQRYGGTNGTTNTNSMGSNSELKEQMYQHKLLNLQKQMEELNQLVHPEYVKRLKKLDTQLKERRRLNEIYKEYMRECVERDYILEKKAAQKEYDEKMMDLKDNLISDFEDRKRQIENERYSLELTNDSMEIKTTVTRKLRRRPNEPLPVIEKRRKPATGQLLVYQLDDKEIESDLKIIQRGKPLAPSALQNGLSSYAQSQQQQQVHGLLPESPVSSGGYVETRIEDNKLLYERRWFCRGQQVYVEGKDMSKFAATITAIGNDVVWVKRTNESKVKINMSHLAKGKISIKRR, from the exons ATGTCTGCCTATTACAATCTATACACTGGCGACTACGATGACGAGTCTATCGGCGATGAACGCAGCGAGGAAG ATACGGACGACGCCAGTGAAACGGAGTTCCGTAGTGCTCAGCGGTACGGCGGCACCAACGGCACCACGAATACCAACAGTATGGGCAGCAATAGCGAGCTAAAGGAGCA GATGTACCAGCATAAGTTACTCAACCTTCAGAAACAGATGGAGGAACTGAATCAGCTCGTCCACCCAGAGTACGTGAAGAGATTAAAAAAGCTGGACACCCAACTGAAAGAACGACGGAGACTGAACGAAATCTATAAAGAGTATATGAGGGAGTGCGTCGAAAGGGACTATATACTGGAGAAGAAGGCCGCCCAGAAGGAGTACGACGAGAAAATGATGGACCTGAAGGACAATCTGATATCGGACTTTGAAGACCGCAAGCGACAGATCGAAAACGAGCGCTACAGCCTTGAACTGACCAATGATTCCATGGAAATTAAGACGACGGTCACCCGGAAGCTGCGAAGGCGACCCAACGAGCCCCTTCCCGTGATCGAGAAACGAAGGAAGCCCGCCACAGGACAGCTTCTGGTCTACCAGCTGGACGATAAGGAAATCGAATCCGATCTCAAGATTATCCAGCGTGGCAAGCCCTTGGCACCCAGTGCCCTCCAAAATGGACTCAGCTCCTATGCCCAgagccagcaacagcagcaagtGCATGGTCTTCTGCCCGAGTCCCCGGTCAGTAGTGGTGGCTATGTGGAGACCCGAATCGAGGACAATAAGCTGCTGTATGAGCGAAGGTGGTTTTGCCGAGGGCAGCAAGTCTACGTGGAAGGCAAGGATATGAGCAAGTTTGCTGCAACCATTACCGCCATTGGCAACGATGTG GTATGGGTGAAGCGAACGAACGAAAGTAAAGTCAAGATCAATATGTCGCACCTGGCAAAAGGTAAAATATCGATAAAGCGACGATAG
- the RpS10b gene encoding small ribosomal subunit protein eS10B, which produces MFMPKAHRVAIYEYLFKEGVIVAKKDFHAQKHPELESIPNLHVIKALQSLHSRGLVKEQFAWRHYYWYLTNEGIEELRSYLHLPPEIVPSTLKRPARSETVRPRPAAGGPRGPGDASKTGEDRSAYRRAPGGSGVDKKGDVGPGAGEVEFRGGFGRGSRN; this is translated from the coding sequence ATGTTTATGCCAAAGGCCCATCGTGTAGCCATCTACGAGTACCTCTTCAAAGAGGGTGTCATCGTGGCCAAGAAGGACTTCCACGCCCAGAAGCATCCCGAGCTGGAGTCCATCCCCAACTTGCACGTCATCAAGGCTCTGCAGTCGCTGCACTCTCGCGGCCTTGTCAAGGAGCAGTTCGCCTGGAGGCACTACTACTGGTACCTCACCAACGAGGGCATTGAGGAGCTCCGCAGCTACCTGCATCTGCCCCCCGAGATTGTGCCCTCGACCCTGAAGCGCCCCGCTCGCTCCGAGACTGTGCGCCCTCGTCCAGCTGCCGGCGGACCCCGCGGCCCTGGCGATGCCTCCAAGACCGGCGAAGACCGTTCGGCCTACAGACGCGCACCCGGCGGCAGCGGTGTTGACAAGAAGGGTGATGTTGGACCCGGTGCCGGTGAGGTCGAGTTCCGCGGAGGATTCGGACGCGGCTCCCGCAACTAA